In Salinibacterium sp. dk2585, a single window of DNA contains:
- a CDS encoding rhodanese-like domain-containing protein: MREADVTEVAAAESPVVIDVREPDEYRALRASGVIHIPMGEVVERLDEIPTDDTVYVICASGGRSARVAEYLEAQGIDAVNVAGGTNAWAQAGLPVERD; encoded by the coding sequence GTGAGAGAAGCAGACGTCACCGAGGTTGCCGCAGCCGAGTCGCCCGTCGTGATCGATGTGCGGGAGCCCGACGAATACCGGGCGCTCCGGGCATCCGGAGTCATCCACATCCCCATGGGTGAGGTCGTCGAACGTCTCGATGAGATCCCCACAGACGACACCGTCTATGTCATCTGCGCGTCGGGCGGGCGCAGCGCCCGCGTCGCCGAGTACCTCGAGGCGCAGGGCATCGACGCCGTCAACGTCGCAGGCGGCACCAACGCCTGGGCGCAGGCCGGGCTCCCCGTCGAGCGCGACTAA
- a CDS encoding amino acid ABC transporter ATP-binding protein — translation MSRDERVLEVRGLRKRFGEVEVLKGIDLDIHGGEVVALIGPSGSGKTTVLRCLNGLEVPDAGTVDFADATPVDFAASPSRSAVAGLREHSAMVFQHYNLFPHRTVLENVIEGPVLVQGRKRADATADARALLERVGLSDRADAYPYELSGGQQQRVGIVRALALKPRLLLFDEPTSALDPELVGDVLAAIRELAAEGWTMLLVTHELRFARDVADQVVFMDGGVVVEAGPPSEVLVSPRQERTRQFLQRLLDH, via the coding sequence ATGTCGCGCGATGAGCGGGTGCTGGAGGTGCGGGGGCTGCGCAAGCGCTTCGGCGAGGTCGAGGTCTTGAAGGGCATCGACCTCGACATCCACGGAGGCGAGGTGGTCGCGTTGATCGGGCCGAGTGGTTCCGGCAAGACGACGGTGCTGAGATGCCTCAACGGGCTCGAGGTGCCAGACGCGGGCACGGTGGACTTCGCGGATGCCACGCCGGTCGACTTCGCCGCTTCGCCGAGCCGCTCGGCTGTCGCGGGGCTCCGGGAGCACAGCGCCATGGTCTTCCAGCACTACAACCTGTTTCCCCACCGAACGGTGCTCGAGAACGTCATCGAGGGTCCCGTGCTCGTGCAGGGGCGAAAGCGAGCGGATGCCACGGCCGACGCTCGTGCCCTCCTCGAGCGCGTGGGACTCTCCGACAGGGCCGACGCGTATCCCTACGAGCTCTCGGGCGGACAGCAGCAGCGGGTGGGCATCGTTCGAGCGCTCGCACTCAAGCCCCGGCTGCTGCTCTTCGACGAGCCCACGTCTGCCCTCGACCCGGAACTCGTCGGAGACGTGCTGGCGGCCATCCGTGAGCTCGCGGCCGAGGGGTGGACCATGCTGCTCGTGACGCACGAGCTCCGCTTCGCCCGCGATGTCGCCGACCAGGTCGTCTTCATGGACGGCGGCGTCGTCGTGGAGGCGGGGCCGCCGTCAGAGGTGCTGGTCTCCCCGCGCCAGGAGCGCACCCGCCAGTTCCTACAGCGGCTGCTCGATCACTAG
- a CDS encoding carbon storage regulator, which yields MLVLTRKPGEKVLIGDDIVITIIENRGDGIRIGIDAPRGISIQRAEIVQAVSDANVEATHAAADAEERLKAALGIVTPPPKEEATP from the coding sequence ATGCTGGTCTTGACGCGCAAACCCGGTGAGAAGGTGCTCATCGGCGACGACATCGTCATCACCATCATCGAGAACCGCGGCGACGGCATCCGCATCGGCATCGACGCACCCCGCGGCATCTCCATCCAGAGGGCTGAAATCGTGCAGGCCGTGAGCGACGCCAACGTCGAAGCCACCCACGCTGCGGCCGACGCCGAAGAGCGCCTCAAGGCCGCCCTCGGCATCGTCACGCCGCCGCCCAAGGAGGAAGCCACGCCGTGA